The Clostridioides sp. ES-S-0010-02 genome window below encodes:
- a CDS encoding threonine ammonia-lyase has translation MINVTLTDVKEARETIKDIVKKTDLLESVKLSEKTGANVFYKCENLQKTGSFKLRGACNKIASLTDEEKASGVIASSAGNHAQGVALGAKMTGIKSTIVMPATAPLAKVSATKGYGAEVVLNGAVYDDAYAKAVEIQKETGATFLHPFNDKYVIAGQGTISLEIFEQLNNKVDTILCPVGGGGIISGVAVAAKALNPNVKIVGVQTANIPSMKESIKNGKVTTAFNDSTIADGIAVKTPGDLTFEIINELVDEIVVVEEIEIAESILFMMESQKIVSEGAGAVCTAAILSGKYAPAKDENVVCIISGGNIDINTLYRIIGVALAKEGRRYSFSTIMEDKPGNFAELTRIISENGGNILSANQGKLSAGEALGKQSAEFILETIDYDHIAKIKNAIEEKGFKIIEL, from the coding sequence ATGATAAATGTTACCTTAACAGATGTGAAAGAAGCTAGAGAGACCATTAAAGACATAGTTAAAAAAACTGATTTACTTGAAAGCGTTAAACTTAGCGAAAAAACAGGAGCGAATGTTTTCTATAAATGTGAAAACCTTCAAAAAACAGGGTCTTTTAAATTAAGAGGAGCTTGTAATAAAATAGCAAGTTTAACCGATGAAGAAAAAGCAAGTGGAGTAATAGCTTCAAGTGCAGGAAATCATGCACAAGGTGTCGCATTAGGCGCAAAAATGACTGGTATAAAATCTACAATAGTAATGCCAGCAACGGCACCATTGGCAAAAGTTAGTGCAACTAAAGGTTATGGAGCAGAAGTAGTTTTAAATGGTGCAGTTTATGATGATGCATATGCAAAAGCTGTTGAAATACAAAAAGAAACAGGAGCAACTTTCTTACATCCATTCAATGATAAATATGTTATAGCAGGGCAAGGAACTATATCTCTTGAAATTTTCGAACAATTAAATAATAAGGTTGATACTATACTATGCCCAGTTGGTGGTGGAGGAATAATATCTGGTGTTGCTGTTGCAGCAAAGGCATTAAATCCTAATGTAAAAATAGTTGGTGTTCAAACTGCAAATATACCTTCAATGAAAGAGTCAATTAAAAACGGAAAAGTAACAACAGCATTTAATGATAGTACAATAGCTGATGGTATAGCTGTTAAAACTCCTGGAGACTTAACTTTTGAAATAATAAATGAATTAGTTGATGAAATAGTAGTAGTTGAAGAAATAGAAATAGCTGAATCAATATTATTTATGATGGAAAGTCAAAAGATAGTTTCAGAAGGTGCAGGGGCTGTGTGTACAGCTGCAATATTAAGTGGTAAATATGCACCAGCAAAAGATGAAAACGTAGTGTGTATAATATCTGGTGGTAATATAGATATAAATACATTATATAGAATAATAGGTGTTGCTCTAGCTAAAGAAGGAAGAAGATATTCATTTAGTACAATTATGGAAGATAAGCCAGGAAACTTTGCTGAATTAACTAGAATAATAAGTGAGAATGGTGGAAATATTTTAAGTGCTAATCAAGGTAAATTATCAGCAGGTGAAGCTCTAGGAAAACAAAGTGCGGAATTTATATTAGAAACAATAGATTATGACCATATAGCAAAAATAAAGAACGCAATAGAAGAAAAAGGTTTTAAAATTATAGAATTATAA
- a CDS encoding RidA family protein has protein sequence MKHEVLHTNDAPAALGPYSQAIKAGNLLFVSGQVPLVPETMEVVEGDVQAQTAQSLKNLKAILAESGADFSNVVKTTVFIKDMNEFGAINEVYAEYFGENKPARACVEVARLPKDVKVEIEVIAVL, from the coding sequence ATGAAACATGAAGTATTACATACTAATGATGCACCAGCAGCGTTAGGACCATATTCTCAAGCTATAAAAGCTGGAAACTTATTATTTGTATCTGGACAAGTTCCACTTGTGCCAGAAACTATGGAAGTAGTTGAAGGAGATGTACAAGCTCAAACTGCTCAATCTCTAAAAAATCTTAAAGCAATATTAGCTGAAAGTGGAGCTGATTTTTCAAATGTAGTTAAAACTACAGTATTTATAAAAGATATGAATGAATTTGGGGCTATAAACGAAGTTTATGCTGAGTATTTTGGAGAAAATAAACCAGCAAGAGCTTGTGTAGAAGTTGCTAGATTACCAAAAGACGTTAAAGTTGAAATAGAAGTAATAGCTGTATTATAA
- a CDS encoding multidrug efflux MFS transporter, translated as MEIQSNSKNNKKGNLIIAIVMTGAFISSLSQTLLATALPNIMSDFKITADVGQWLTTIYLLIAGIIIPTTAYLINRFSTRKLFITSMTIFSLGCVIALFSRDFSTMLIARVLQAVGSGSLMPLLQVIILYLCPIEKRGTAMSLVGITVGFAPAIGPTLSGWLVDSFGWHSLFLLLSPIAILDVILSFILLKNVGEAQKLKLDIPSIILSSLGFGGLLIGFTNQGNYGWTNSATYLPIILGIVSLILFTWRQLKSKEPFLELRVFKNKPFLISTLLIMIVYASMMSATLMIPLYIQSVRGFSALASGSLMMPGAILMVALNPVAGRHLDKYGPHALSILGTGCLFLGTLSFAFLGKDTSLIHISLMYCIRMIGISMVLMPLTTWGIKTLDRELISHATAINSTLRQISGAIGSAVLITIMTTATKKAHMSSAILSNIHGIDVAFSIAATLAFIGLIVSICFIKERQTVRS; from the coding sequence ATGGAAATACAAAGTAATAGCAAAAACAATAAAAAAGGAAATTTGATAATAGCAATCGTAATGACTGGTGCTTTTATAAGCTCTCTTAGTCAAACATTACTGGCAACTGCACTTCCCAATATAATGTCAGATTTTAAAATTACTGCTGATGTTGGTCAGTGGTTAACTACGATTTATCTACTTATTGCAGGTATCATTATTCCTACAACAGCTTACTTGATAAATAGATTTAGTACTCGAAAATTATTTATTACATCAATGACTATCTTTTCTTTAGGATGTGTTATTGCACTTTTCTCTCGTGATTTTTCAACTATGTTGATTGCTCGTGTGTTACAAGCAGTAGGTTCTGGCTCTTTAATGCCACTTTTACAAGTTATTATATTATATTTATGTCCTATAGAAAAACGTGGTACAGCTATGAGTCTAGTTGGTATTACAGTGGGATTTGCTCCAGCAATAGGACCAACTTTATCTGGATGGTTAGTAGATTCATTTGGTTGGCATAGTTTATTTTTGCTTCTTTCACCTATAGCTATATTAGATGTTATACTTTCATTTATATTATTAAAAAATGTTGGAGAAGCTCAGAAACTAAAACTGGATATACCTTCAATAATACTATCTTCTTTAGGTTTTGGTGGTTTATTGATTGGGTTTACTAATCAAGGTAATTATGGCTGGACTAATAGTGCAACATATCTACCAATAATATTAGGAATTGTATCATTAATTTTGTTTACATGGCGTCAATTAAAATCTAAAGAACCATTCTTAGAACTAAGAGTTTTTAAAAATAAACCATTTCTTATTTCTACATTATTAATTATGATTGTATATGCTTCAATGATGTCTGCTACATTAATGATACCTCTATATATTCAATCTGTAAGGGGATTCTCTGCACTTGCTTCAGGTTCTTTAATGATGCCTGGTGCTATACTAATGGTTGCATTAAATCCAGTCGCAGGACGTCACCTAGATAAATATGGTCCTCACGCTCTATCAATATTAGGAACTGGATGCTTATTTTTAGGAACTTTATCTTTTGCATTTTTAGGCAAAGATACATCTTTAATTCATATATCATTAATGTATTGTATTCGTATGATTGGTATTTCAATGGTTCTAATGCCATTAACTACATGGGGAATTAAAACACTAGATAGAGAACTTATATCTCATGCTACAGCAATTAATAGTACACTTCGTCAAATATCTGGTGCTATAGGCTCTGCTGTACTTATTACTATAATGACAACTGCTACTAAAAAAGCTCACATGAGTTCAGCTATCCTGTCTAATATCCATGGAATAGATGTAGCATTTTCAATAGCAGCTACACTTGCATTTATTGGATTAATTGTATCAATATGTTTTATAAAAGAGCGACAAACTGTTAGAAGTTAA
- a CDS encoding TetR/AcrR family transcriptional regulator, whose amino-acid sequence MKGDSQLTDKQKFIITIAQRIFDQKGFQNTSILDIVKECKMSKATFYKHFETKESFICEIINYYDEKFLEIIHSINENNDIHPSEKLKRKIIAVWGNIFSRTTINTYVRENFSEVQRKTTSKLQKKSRANLLNEYKLSLFDNYGDKIENILFDLVFLLDALIHQFTYIIHIQKREINVYFIAEFTIQMLDLVVENADNLNPLIEKSMFLYEQEDEAYSSLYSKSLFFKTIEDIEELIKTNTSLVENPKLLEASKKLYEEGKNQLYDSLIMDAMITYLEKEDILRPKVLLLNSIKNQLKKETL is encoded by the coding sequence ATGAAAGGAGATAGCCAATTGACTGACAAACAAAAATTTATTATAACTATTGCTCAAAGAATCTTTGACCAAAAAGGTTTTCAAAATACTTCAATACTAGATATTGTAAAAGAATGTAAAATGTCTAAAGCTACTTTTTACAAACATTTTGAAACTAAAGAAAGTTTTATCTGTGAAATAATTAATTATTATGACGAAAAATTTTTAGAAATTATACATTCTATTAATGAAAACAATGATATTCATCCATCTGAAAAATTAAAAAGAAAAATAATAGCTGTATGGGGAAATATTTTTTCTAGAACTACTATAAATACTTATGTTAGGGAAAATTTTTCTGAAGTGCAACGTAAAACGACAAGTAAGTTACAAAAAAAATCTCGAGCTAATTTATTAAATGAATATAAGCTGAGTTTATTTGATAATTATGGCGACAAAATAGAAAACATTCTATTTGATTTAGTTTTCTTACTAGATGCTCTAATTCACCAGTTTACATATATTATTCATATACAAAAAAGAGAAATAAATGTATACTTTATTGCTGAATTTACTATACAAATGCTTGATTTAGTTGTAGAAAATGCGGATAACCTAAATCCTTTAATTGAAAAATCAATGTTTTTATATGAACAAGAAGATGAAGCTTATTCTTCTCTTTATAGTAAATCATTATTTTTTAAAACAATAGAGGATATAGAAGAGCTAATCAAAACAAACACTTCTCTTGTTGAAAACCCTAAGTTACTAGAAGCATCAAAAAAATTATATGAAGAAGGAAAAAATCAACTATATGATTCTTTAATTATGGATGCAATGATTACATATCTAGAAAAAGAAGACATTTTGAGACCAAAAGTACTTTTATTGAATAGTATTAAAAATCAATTAAAAAAGGAGACGTTATAA
- a CDS encoding M15 family metallopeptidase, giving the protein MKKKRGLIIVFAFFLVFAKMFINISSGENKIMAYEISKYRKGVNVLSINNIVVANKKYSLPEDYSPQESNEAKDAFYKMNKEAQKAGLNLKAFSTYRSYKYQEKLFNSYAEKHGEKEANRFSAKPGESEHQTGLAFDIGGDDQSCWANKKFNNTKEAKWLYENAYKYGFILRYPEGKESITGYMYESWHYRYVGTEHSKNFAMNNLTLEEYLHID; this is encoded by the coding sequence ATGAAAAAGAAAAGAGGCTTGATTATAGTTTTTGCATTTTTTCTAGTTTTCGCAAAAATGTTTATTAATATATCTAGTGGAGAAAATAAAATCATGGCATATGAAATAAGTAAGTATAGAAAAGGTGTGAACGTTTTATCAATAAATAATATTGTAGTAGCAAACAAAAAGTATAGCTTACCTGAAGACTATTCTCCACAAGAAAGTAATGAAGCAAAAGATGCTTTTTATAAAATGAATAAAGAGGCTCAAAAAGCAGGATTAAATCTAAAAGCCTTCAGTACATATAGAAGTTATAAATATCAAGAGAAATTATTTAACTCATATGCAGAAAAACATGGTGAGAAGGAAGCAAACAGATTTTCAGCTAAGCCAGGAGAAAGTGAACATCAAACTGGACTTGCATTTGATATTGGAGGAGACGACCAATCTTGTTGGGCAAATAAAAAATTTAATAATACAAAAGAAGCTAAGTGGCTGTACGAAAATGCATATAAGTATGGATTTATACTTAGATATCCAGAGGGAAAAGAAAGCATAACAGGATACATGTATGAATCATGGCACTATAGATATGTTGGAACTGAACACAGTAAAAACTTTGCAATGAACAATCTAACACTAGAAGAATATTTACATATAGATTAA